TTCCTGGTGCTTTCAGTCGATCTGCTGAGCAGCAGCGTCGCGGTCGAGGTCGACTGCACCTCGGTGGTCCCCGCGTGACCGGGAGAGGCGGCCGGGTCGCGCAGGGGATCGGTTTTCTCGGCGGAATCGTCTTCGGTGGAGCGGCGATGGCCCAGCCGGATCTCTATCTCAAGGGGAGCCTGTCGCTCGCGGAGGTGCGGGACGACAATCTCTTCTACACCCCCGAGTCCAGGGAGAGCGACGTCATCTCCAGGCTCACCCCGGGGATCGAAGCGGGCTCGCGCGCGCCGCGTTTCGACATCGCCGGCCGGTGGGCCCTCGATGTCGAGCGCTTCGCCGACCATCCGGAGCTGGACACCGACCGGGCGCGGGAGTCCGCCGCGCTCGATCTCCACACCCGACTGTCCCGGCCGGTGACCTTCTCTCTGCATGGTGACTACGTGTCCACGCTGACACCGGGCGAGCTCAACCTGGCGACCGGGCTGGCGGGCGGCCGCGCGCGGGCCCGGAGGTTCTCCGCGAGCCCGTCGATCGCCTGGAAACTCGGCCGCGCCACGGACGGCACCTTCGCCTACGCCCGGACGAAGGACGACCTCGCCGGCGGCTCCAGGACGGACACCCGGAGCTCGACCCTGGGGCTGGAGCACCATCACTCTCCCCGGGACACCATGACCGCGGACTACGGCTTCAGCCGGTACGCCTTCGAGGGGAGCGGCCCGGTCGCCGTCCACACGCTGACCCTCGGCTGGGAGCGTCGCGTCGGTCCGCGAAGCTCGTTCGCGCTCCGCGCCGGTCCGCGCTATTCGGGCGGCAGGTTCGATCCCGAAGCGTCGGTGGCCCTGCAACATGGCGCCGGCCGCATCGACACGTCGCTCACTGTCGCAAGGACCCTGAGCACGGTGATCGGGCAATCGGGAACGTTTGTGACGGACAGCGCGCTCGCAGGCATCTCCTTCCGGCCGTCCCCCTCGCTGAGGCTGGGCATGACACCCGGTGTGTACTGGATAGGGGATCCGTCCGGCGGGCCGGAGACCCGGGTGTACGCGGTCGGTATCGAGGGAAGCTGGCGCATCAACGACTGGCTGTCACTCGTGGGCAGGTATCGCAGGAACCAGCAACGCGGGATTCTGGTCTCCTCCACCACGGGGACCGGCGACAGCGTGCAGGAGATCGCGCGCGACACCTTTTTTCTGGGCCTGACCGCCGGCCGCAGCGAGACCCGGCCGCCGGCCGCCGCAGGCGCGTCCGCGGAGGGAAGCCGATGAACTCCGGTCGCAGGATCGATGCATCGAAGTGGACGCTCGTGGCCCTGTGCGTGACGCTCCTGTCGGCGGGATCCCCGTCTCCCCGGGCGGAGGACCGGGGCAAGAGCGAGCCGGGGAAGGGCCCCGCGACGCCGGCCGGGGACTACCGGATCGGACCGGAGGACATGCTCGACATCGCCGTCTGGAAGAACGAGGCGCTCAGCCGGAAGGTGCCGGTCCGGCCGGACGGCATGATCTCTCTCCCGCTCCTCAACGACGTCCATGCGGAAGGGATGACACCCATGGAGCTCCGCGAGGTCCTGATCAAGCGGCTTGCGGAGTACATCCCCAATCCCGAGGTCTCCGTGATCGTGCAGGAGGTCAAGAGCCCCAAGGCGTCGGTCCTCGGAGAGGTCGCGCACCCCGGACGCTACGATCTCAAGGGGCGCACGACCGTCCTGGACGTTCTGGCGGCGGCGGGCGGCCTGACCGAGTTCGCGTCGCGATCGCGCATCGTGATCCTGCGCGAGGGAGGGGGGCGCGACAGACGCATTCGCTTCAACTACGACAAGGCGATGGAGGATGGCGATGCGAACCTCGAGCTTCGCCCCGGCGACATCGTGCTCGTCCGTTAGACGGATCGGGGCGGGCCGGGTGACGCGTCCTCTCGAGAGGAGTGAACGAAAAGGGCTTGTCCGCCGCCCCGGCCGGAGTTCCTGCCTCCGTCCGGCGTCCACCCGGAGGCCCCCCCGCAGCCGGGTGGCATGCGGGGCGGCGGACTCCAGTTCTCCAAGACCCGGATCGGACGGTCACGACCCGCCATGGCCAGCCTCGCCCTGTTCTGGATTTCCGTCCTGCTGATCGGCTACTCCCAGATCGGCTACACGGCCCTCATCCGCGCGTGGGCGGCGGGGCGCCGGCGCTGGGACGACGACCGGGATGAGCGGGTCCCGAGAGTCTCCATTCTCGTCGTGGCCCACAACGAGGCGGCGCGGATCGAGGGACGGATCGAGAATCTCCTGGCGCTCGACTATCCGAGGGATCGCCTGGAGGTCGTCGTGGGATCCGACGGCTCGAGCGACGACACGGCCTCCCGCGCGCGGGGGTTCGCGGCGGCCGGCGTCAGGGTCCTCGCCTTCCATCGTCGCCGCGGCAAGACCTCCGTGCTCAACGATCTGGTGCCCCGCTGCCGCGGCGAGATCGTGGTCCTCGCCGATGCCCGCCAGAGGTTCGAGCCGGACGCGGTCCGCGCCCTGGTCCGCCGTTTCGCCGACCGCACGGTCGGAGCGGTCGGCGGCGAATTGATCCTGGCGGACTCCGCCGGCTCGACCGTCGGGAGAGGGCTCGGTCTCTACTGGCGGTTCGAGAAATCGATCCGGCTGAGCGAGAGCCGCGTCGACTCGACGGTCGGTGCGACGGGCGCGATTTACGCCATCCGCCGCGATCTGTTCGATCCGATCCCCGACGACACCATCCTGGATGACGTCCTGATCCCGATGCGCATCGTCCGTCTCGGGTACAGGGTGGTGTTCGAGCCCGCGGCGCGCGCCCATGACCGGCCCGCGGCCGCCGCGCGCGAGGAGTTCGTGCGCAAGGTCC
The genomic region above belongs to Candidatus Dormiibacterota bacterium and contains:
- a CDS encoding polysaccharide biosynthesis/export family protein, producing MNSGRRIDASKWTLVALCVTLLSAGSPSPRAEDRGKSEPGKGPATPAGDYRIGPEDMLDIAVWKNEALSRKVPVRPDGMISLPLLNDVHAEGMTPMELREVLIKRLAEYIPNPEVSVIVQEVKSPKASVLGEVAHPGRYDLKGRTTVLDVLAAAGGLTEFASRSRIVILREGGGRDRRIRFNYDKAMEDGDANLELRPGDIVLVR
- a CDS encoding glycosyltransferase family 2 protein; this translates as MASLALFWISVLLIGYSQIGYTALIRAWAAGRRRWDDDRDERVPRVSILVVAHNEAARIEGRIENLLALDYPRDRLEVVVGSDGSSDDTASRARGFAAAGVRVLAFHRRRGKTSVLNDLVPRCRGEIVVLADARQRFEPDAVRALVRRFADRTVGAVGGELILADSAGSTVGRGLGLYWRFEKSIRLSESRVDSTVGATGAIYAIRRDLFDPIPDDTILDDVLIPMRIVRLGYRVVFEPAARAHDRPAAAAREEFVRKVRTIAGNFQMFARERWMLNPLRNRLWLQTVSHKGLRLLGPLLLTTALVSNVCLAGRPFYDWTLLLQGVFYASALVGHLERAARRLPVVAVPYTLCLLNWATVVALLHVLTGRQSVTWDRAGLRS